Genomic DNA from uncultured Acetobacterium sp.:
CACCCGATTTGTTATATAATTTTTCAATAAAAAAAGACTAACTTTCGTTAGTCCTAATCATATCATAATCTACTTAAGTTCTTCAATGAATTTAATGACATTAACCGCCGCAATTGCCCCATCGGCTGTTGCTGTGACAACCTGCCTTAATGATTTTCGTCTGACATCACCGGCTGCAAAAATTCCCGGCACATTCGTGCGCATTTCATCATCGGTGATCAGATAATCTCTGGCGTCCCGCTCCAAATGACCCACAAAGGCTTCTGAATTCGGTTTTTGTCCGACAAAAACGAAAACGCCATCAATGGGCACTTCTGCAAGCTCACCAGTTACCACATTTTTGACCGTAATCGCTTCGACCAACCCATTTCCCTTGATTTCTTCAATCACCGAGCTTAACATCATCGAGATTTTTTCATTTTCCTGGATGCGATGCTGCAGAATCTTAGCACCCCGCAATTCATCCCGGCGGTGGATAATAATAATTTCTTTAGCGAATTTCGTTAAGTACAGAGCTTCTTCCAAGGCCGTATCGCCACCGCCGATGACGGCGACCTTAAGTCCTTTGAAAAAGTTGGCGTCGCAGGTAGCACAGTAAGAGACACCCATACCACGTAATTCTTTTTCGCCCTTGCAACCAATCAATTTGGGTTCAGCACCAGTTGCCATAATAATGGTCTGGGTTTCCAAACTACCAGCATCCGTTTCGACAATAAAACCGTTTTCAGTCTTTTGCGAGGATCGATAGGCTTTGGTGGCAAACTCTACCCCAAACTCTTCACATTGCTGCCGCATCCGTTCGGTCAGACCTGGTCCGTTGCTGTTTGGAGGCGCACCCGGATAATTTTCAATCTCCCAGCTGGTGGCAATCTGCCCACCAATACCACCTTTTTCAATAATAAGCACTTTAAGTGCCCCCCGGGCAGCATAGATCCCAGCAGCCAAACCGGCGGGCCCGGCACCAACTATAATTGTATCATACATCTTCATAACACCTCTTTCACAATATTTAGCATCCTAACTACTAAGGCATCTACATAAATTAAAACATCGAACAACGATTGCTTTACTGTCAGTTTCACAAACAGTTTTGTAACGTGTAGGCGAACAGTCGATAGACTGTACGACGTACAGTGTAAAAATTCGCGAAGGCAGTCAGCAATTACCTAGACCTAAGGTATTCATCAAGAATCACCATTTATAATTTTACTGGTGGAAATAAATTCTTCCATCTCTTTTTCGTTTTCTTTGAGGACTTCTTTTTTATACTCATCATATCGATTTTCTTTGACAATTTCCAGTGAACGAGCTTCAAGTTTTAAGTTCTTGACCACTTCAATCTGAATATCTATTTTTTCAGTGATTTCGTCAATTCTTTTTTCCACAATTTTAATTTGCTCTTTTAAGAAAGACATATAGTGAATATAAACCTGACAGGCCATCGGCGTAATGGAATTTGCCATATCTCGTTCGTAGTTTTTCTGGCATTTTTCCTGCTGGTCTTCTAAATCCAGCTGCTTATCCATTTCTTCGCTTAACTGC
This window encodes:
- the trxB gene encoding thioredoxin-disulfide reductase, whose product is MYDTIIVGAGPAGLAAGIYAARGALKVLIIEKGGIGGQIATSWEIENYPGAPPNSNGPGLTERMRQQCEEFGVEFATKAYRSSQKTENGFIVETDAGSLETQTIIMATGAEPKLIGCKGEKELRGMGVSYCATCDANFFKGLKVAVIGGGDTALEEALYLTKFAKEIIIIHRRDELRGAKILQHRIQENEKISMMLSSVIEEIKGNGLVEAITVKNVVTGELAEVPIDGVFVFVGQKPNSEAFVGHLERDARDYLITDDEMRTNVPGIFAAGDVRRKSLRQVVTATADGAIAAVNVIKFIEELK